From a region of the Halolamina sp. CBA1230 genome:
- a CDS encoding glutamate-1-semialdehyde 2,1-aminomutase — protein sequence MNHERSGELYDRALSVLPGGVNSSVRAAIEPYPPFAESGEGGHVVDADGNRYVDWVMGLGPLLLGHDLPEQVQSEIQRHASAGPMYGMPTEIEVEHAEFVARHVPSVEMLRFVNSGTEATVSATRLARGYTDRNKIVVMQGSYHGANDSTLVEGDLDERGPSTDGIPAEFAKHTIPVPFNDSEAVTEAFEEHGDEIAAVLVEPILANKGIVHPVDGYHELLRDLCDDYGSLLIWDEVITGFRVGGLGCAQSKFGIEPDVTTFGKIIGGGFPVGAIGGKSEIISQFTPSGDVFQAGTFSGHPVTMAAGLETLRFAAENDVYEHVNSLGRQLREGLTEIVRERAPEYTVVGTDSLFKVIFTRDGPENVEDTCAGGCRQDESCPRYEYCPKTGADVAAAETDRWRRRFWPKMKEQGVFLSQNQFESQFVSYGHTEEDVEETLAAYREAL from the coding sequence ATGAACCACGAACGCTCCGGCGAGCTCTACGACCGCGCGCTGTCGGTGCTGCCCGGCGGCGTGAACTCGTCGGTCCGCGCGGCGATCGAGCCGTACCCCCCCTTCGCCGAGAGCGGCGAGGGCGGCCACGTCGTCGACGCCGACGGCAACCGCTACGTCGACTGGGTGATGGGACTCGGCCCGCTGCTGCTGGGGCACGACCTGCCCGAGCAGGTGCAGTCCGAGATCCAGCGTCACGCCAGCGCCGGGCCGATGTACGGGATGCCGACCGAGATCGAGGTCGAACACGCCGAGTTCGTCGCCCGGCACGTCCCGAGCGTGGAGATGCTGCGGTTCGTTAACTCCGGCACCGAGGCGACGGTGTCGGCCACTCGCCTCGCCCGAGGGTACACGGATCGGAACAAGATCGTCGTGATGCAGGGCTCCTACCACGGCGCCAACGACTCCACGCTCGTGGAGGGCGACCTCGACGAGCGCGGCCCCTCGACCGACGGGATCCCGGCGGAGTTCGCGAAACACACGATCCCCGTCCCGTTCAACGACTCCGAAGCGGTCACCGAGGCCTTCGAGGAGCACGGCGACGAGATCGCCGCCGTCCTCGTCGAACCGATCCTCGCGAACAAGGGGATCGTCCACCCAGTCGACGGCTACCACGAGCTCCTCCGGGATCTCTGTGACGACTACGGCTCGCTGCTGATCTGGGACGAGGTGATCACGGGGTTCCGTGTCGGCGGCCTCGGCTGTGCCCAGTCGAAGTTCGGCATCGAGCCCGACGTGACCACGTTCGGGAAGATCATCGGCGGCGGCTTCCCCGTCGGCGCCATCGGCGGGAAAAGCGAGATCATCAGCCAGTTCACCCCCTCCGGCGACGTGTTCCAGGCGGGCACCTTCTCGGGCCACCCCGTGACGATGGCCGCCGGACTCGAAACGCTGCGCTTCGCCGCCGAGAACGACGTGTACGAGCACGTCAACAGCCTGGGGCGGCAGCTCCGGGAGGGGCTGACCGAGATCGTCCGGGAGCGCGCGCCGGAGTACACGGTGGTCGGCACCGACTCGCTGTTCAAGGTGATCTTCACCCGTGACGGCCCCGAGAACGTCGAGGACACCTGCGCCGGCGGCTGCCGGCAGGACGAGAGCTGCCCGCGCTACGAGTACTGCCCGAAAACCGGCGCCGACGTTGCCGCCGCCGAGACCGACCGCTGGCGCCGGCGGTTCTGGCCGAAGATGAAGGAGCAGGGCGTGTTCCTCTCCCAGAACCAGTTCGAGTCGCAGTTCGTCTCCTACGGCCACACCGAGGAAGACGTGGAGGAGACGCTGGCGGCGTATCGCGAGGCGCTGTAA
- a CDS encoding sensor histidine kinase KdpD codes for MSTKGESRGVVDALLREVGFNPDVESKGEPDRGTTRLVASAIVVLTGVVLLIPNVTVLLTPGLGPVGLALSLVGTVVSTGLVAAGYSLYRSGFSDRNAIRIAVWNVLGLVVLGSVMLGLFAYQSGAGVDITNRAFTIANLLAIGAAAHVIIGVYDARRVRAEELAAERRKLAVLNRVLRHNLRNEATVMLGHAEQIAATADDESVVDSAETLRKHVEIVGELAEEADTVMSVYDRHGSGLEDRSVRDDAQRAVESVAAEHPEADLSVDVPEGLAARSDPALPDAIEELVENGVVHGADEPAVEVTAVREDDWVAIEVRDDGPGIPEEEYQVVTGDTEITQLTHGSGLGLWVAQAVVDAAGGRLDFGVPDEGGTVVTLRLPPA; via the coding sequence ATGTCTACGAAGGGGGAGTCACGAGGGGTCGTCGACGCGCTCCTGCGGGAGGTCGGGTTCAACCCCGACGTCGAGTCGAAGGGGGAGCCCGATCGGGGGACGACGCGGCTGGTAGCCAGCGCGATCGTCGTCCTCACGGGCGTCGTACTGCTGATCCCGAACGTCACCGTTCTGCTGACACCCGGGCTCGGCCCCGTCGGGCTCGCCCTCTCGCTGGTCGGCACGGTGGTCTCGACCGGGCTGGTCGCGGCGGGGTACAGCCTCTACCGCAGCGGCTTCAGCGACCGGAACGCGATCCGGATCGCGGTCTGGAACGTGCTCGGCCTCGTCGTGCTGGGGTCGGTGATGCTCGGGCTGTTCGCCTACCAGTCCGGCGCCGGGGTCGATATCACGAACCGGGCGTTCACGATCGCGAACCTGCTCGCGATCGGCGCGGCGGCCCACGTCATCATCGGCGTGTACGACGCCCGGCGTGTCCGGGCCGAGGAGCTGGCGGCCGAGCGCCGGAAGCTGGCCGTACTGAACCGCGTGCTCCGGCACAACCTCCGGAACGAGGCGACGGTGATGCTGGGGCACGCGGAGCAGATCGCCGCCACCGCCGACGACGAGAGCGTCGTCGACTCCGCGGAGACGCTACGGAAACACGTCGAGATCGTCGGCGAGCTCGCCGAGGAGGCCGACACCGTGATGAGCGTCTACGACCGGCACGGCTCCGGGTTGGAGGACAGATCGGTCCGGGACGACGCACAACGCGCCGTCGAGTCAGTCGCAGCCGAGCACCCCGAGGCCGACCTCTCGGTCGACGTGCCCGAGGGGTTGGCTGCCCGCTCGGACCCCGCACTCCCCGACGCGATCGAGGAGCTGGTCGAGAACGGCGTCGTCCACGGCGCCGACGAGCCCGCAGTCGAGGTGACCGCGGTCCGCGAGGACGACTGGGTCGCGATCGAAGTCCGCGACGACGGTCCCGGCATCCCCGAAGAGGAGTACCAGGTCGTCACCGGCGACACCGAGATCACCCAGCTCACCCACGGCTCCGGGCTGGGGCTCTGGGTCGCACAGGCGGTCGTCGACGCCGCCGGCGGGCGCCTCGACTTCGGCGTCCCCGACGAGGGTGGCACCGTCGTCACGCTGCGGCTGCCGCCGGCCTGA